Proteins co-encoded in one Cytophaga hutchinsonii ATCC 33406 genomic window:
- a CDS encoding MFS transporter: MENEQEVAERQVSQTIQTTVYPILFAISGAHLLNDLIQQSIPLMYPVFKQSLNLSFTEIGLITFVLNFTASLLQPAIGLYTDVKPKPYSLPIGMCFTLVGIIFLSVATNFYLILASVCVVGIGSAILHPESSRVAYMASGGSKKRGLAQSIFQIGGNTGSAIAPLVVAWLIAPKGQQGIIYLTAFALFAIIIQSRVSVWYKNYLSSRSKKTTSIGDTHNLSRNKVISALTILVVLIFSKFVYVSSITSYYTFYLDKTFGLTVEQSQFYLFMFLVSMAIGTFLGGPLSDRFNRKHVIWFSILGTAPFALLLPYANLFWSGILCVMIGLILSSAFSVILVYAQELMPGKIGMVSGLFFGLAFGMGGIGSAILGYVADQTSIDVAFRIASVLPLLGLVAGFLPNLKKEIEAVKSM, encoded by the coding sequence ATGGAAAATGAACAAGAAGTAGCAGAGCGGCAGGTTAGTCAAACCATCCAGACAACGGTATACCCGATTCTCTTTGCAATCAGTGGCGCACATTTATTGAATGATCTTATACAGCAGTCAATACCATTGATGTATCCGGTCTTTAAGCAATCACTTAATCTTAGCTTTACAGAAATCGGGTTGATTACATTTGTGTTAAACTTCACCGCATCGTTGCTTCAGCCTGCCATTGGCTTGTATACAGATGTGAAACCAAAACCCTATTCGCTGCCGATTGGCATGTGTTTTACCTTGGTGGGTATTATCTTTTTGTCTGTTGCTACAAACTTCTATCTGATTCTTGCATCTGTATGTGTGGTGGGTATCGGTTCTGCTATTCTTCACCCGGAATCTTCCCGTGTGGCATACATGGCATCCGGCGGCTCAAAGAAAAGAGGATTGGCGCAATCCATCTTTCAGATCGGCGGGAACACCGGGAGTGCGATAGCACCACTGGTAGTTGCGTGGCTCATAGCACCGAAAGGGCAGCAGGGTATTATTTATTTAACGGCCTTTGCTCTGTTTGCAATTATCATTCAATCACGTGTATCTGTATGGTATAAAAATTATTTATCCAGCAGAAGTAAAAAGACGACATCAATAGGCGACACACATAACCTGTCCAGAAACAAAGTGATCAGCGCGTTAACCATTCTGGTAGTGTTAATATTCTCTAAGTTTGTGTATGTATCAAGCATTACAAGTTATTATACCTTTTATCTGGACAAAACATTTGGATTAACGGTAGAGCAATCTCAATTCTATTTGTTCATGTTTCTTGTATCGATGGCTATTGGGACGTTCCTCGGCGGGCCGTTAAGCGACCGGTTCAATAGAAAACACGTGATCTGGTTTTCTATTTTAGGTACAGCTCCGTTTGCGTTATTATTACCCTATGCAAATTTATTCTGGTCGGGAATATTATGTGTAATGATTGGCTTAATCCTGTCATCTGCGTTCTCAGTAATACTGGTATATGCACAGGAACTGATGCCGGGGAAAATCGGCATGGTATCAGGCCTGTTCTTCGGACTTGCTTTTGGCATGGGCGGAATCGGTTCCGCTATTTTAGGATACGTTGCCGATCAAACGTCGATTGATGTTGCATTCCGGATTGCTTCTGTATTGCCTTTACTTGGGCTGGTTGCAGGTTTTTTACCGAATCTTAAAAAGGAGATAGAAGCAGTAAAATCAATGTAA
- a CDS encoding ATP-binding protein, with product MKWRENQVQIKLTLLLTIGIIGIFSICLFAHRAFSSLRETVKEFQYPDQKIKHLSSLSDQTNNADQFLRLYTITKKNIYIDKYNKSVDSINQLFETYRKYIEGDTFRIHQIDTIQMWWNKKVLENTEILKLNNDKPDILVIGTLVDKSKDTTLYSTQIYNEKTIHDSLVIIKKILVNNEQRTGLLRKVKRVFEKKEDIDVDVVADSADNLNVQLYSYTYKEQDTIFTDTLVKLESFNKSDKAAVKNVLQEKMEYDTIVNLKRLAIIEKDFIIRNRIAKQIKSIQKQEQEDAVSNIAAIQNISTKTINKIFWIFLFILFTCVCLYLLLVLDTYRIKRYEEKLILEKQNYQNLANNRSQFLSMMAHELRTPLQSIIGFSDLLHEQNKSAADKSFHYSEIIKNSSSHLLQTINLLLDRSKIDAGKLELENIPFNVTECLHSVFESLSLQAQDKKINYLYQSDIPNDLIVISDAFRLKQVLYNLLSNAIKFTSEGTVQLRTSTFLDSEKYTQIRFEISDTGIGIPSNKIDQLFDEYNQLNNSIGRLFGGTGLGLVITKKILGLFSSEITVHSEEKKGTQFSFDILFEKSAQSVQQLNQIHKHIDASVLLIDDDNYNLLYTHQLLSKYAAQVYVAGSIEEAKLILEKESPDIVLCDLYIDQSLGTDIIPFIKPAAKIIFMSADHERLLKIKEANQLTLPKPYSIEILLNTISNLPLQTDKVLSPDPSLDYIHIDSFKEKITLIGQAIEQNDVKMMESVLHQIKTTFGYLQQWEEIKHIQKIENMYLLYKDDAIFQSSVAELYAQWNKFYSN from the coding sequence ATGAAGTGGAGAGAAAATCAAGTTCAAATAAAATTAACCTTATTATTAACGATCGGTATCATAGGGATTTTTTCTATTTGTTTATTTGCACACCGTGCGTTTTCATCCCTTCGGGAAACGGTAAAAGAATTTCAATATCCGGACCAAAAAATCAAACACCTTAGCAGTCTTTCCGATCAGACAAATAACGCAGATCAGTTTTTACGTTTATACACCATTACGAAAAAAAATATCTACATAGATAAATACAACAAGTCTGTTGACAGCATTAATCAGCTATTTGAAACATATAGAAAATATATTGAAGGAGATACTTTTAGAATACACCAGATAGATACTATACAAATGTGGTGGAACAAAAAAGTACTTGAGAACACAGAAATACTAAAACTAAATAATGACAAACCGGATATCTTAGTAATCGGCACACTGGTAGATAAGTCAAAGGATACAACCCTTTATTCTACCCAAATTTATAATGAGAAAACGATTCATGATTCACTGGTTATCATAAAAAAAATACTCGTCAATAATGAGCAGCGAACCGGACTGCTTCGAAAAGTAAAAAGAGTATTTGAAAAAAAAGAAGATATAGATGTTGATGTTGTTGCTGATAGTGCAGACAATTTAAATGTTCAATTGTACTCTTATACCTACAAAGAACAGGATACCATATTTACAGATACACTGGTAAAGCTTGAATCCTTCAACAAATCAGACAAGGCGGCTGTAAAGAATGTGCTGCAGGAAAAAATGGAATATGATACAATTGTTAATTTAAAGCGGCTTGCAATCATAGAAAAAGATTTTATTATCCGAAACCGGATTGCAAAACAGATCAAAAGCATTCAAAAACAAGAACAGGAAGATGCCGTCAGTAATATCGCTGCCATTCAAAACATCAGCACCAAAACAATCAATAAAATCTTCTGGATCTTCCTGTTCATATTGTTTACATGTGTGTGCCTATACTTATTATTGGTTTTGGACACATACCGTATAAAGCGTTATGAGGAAAAGCTGATTCTTGAAAAACAAAATTATCAGAACTTAGCAAATAACCGCTCTCAATTTTTATCCATGATGGCGCACGAATTAAGAACACCGCTGCAATCAATCATTGGTTTTTCTGATTTACTACACGAGCAGAATAAATCTGCTGCCGATAAATCTTTTCATTATAGTGAAATTATAAAAAATTCTTCCTCCCATTTATTACAAACAATAAACCTGCTACTAGACAGAAGCAAAATTGATGCAGGGAAATTAGAACTTGAAAATATTCCTTTTAATGTTACAGAATGTCTGCACAGTGTATTTGAAAGTTTAAGCCTGCAGGCACAGGATAAAAAAATTAATTATCTATATCAATCAGATATTCCCAATGACCTTATTGTTATTTCAGATGCGTTTCGCTTAAAACAGGTATTGTATAATTTATTAAGCAATGCAATCAAATTTACTTCAGAAGGCACTGTTCAGTTACGTACATCTACCTTTTTAGATAGCGAAAAATACACGCAGATACGTTTCGAAATATCAGATACAGGTATCGGTATTCCATCAAATAAAATAGATCAACTGTTTGATGAATACAACCAGCTTAATAATTCAATCGGCAGATTGTTTGGAGGAACAGGCTTAGGCCTTGTCATCACAAAAAAAATATTAGGTCTGTTCTCAAGTGAGATAACGGTCCATTCAGAAGAAAAAAAAGGGACACAATTTTCATTTGATATATTGTTTGAAAAGTCTGCGCAAAGCGTTCAGCAATTAAATCAGATTCATAAACACATTGATGCGTCCGTGCTACTGATCGATGATGATAACTACAATTTACTTTACACGCACCAGCTATTGTCTAAGTATGCAGCACAGGTATATGTTGCAGGGTCTATAGAAGAGGCAAAACTGATTTTAGAAAAAGAATCGCCGGACATTGTTTTATGTGATTTATATATTGATCAATCGCTGGGTACAGACATCATTCCATTTATTAAACCTGCTGCAAAAATAATTTTCATGAGCGCCGATCATGAACGGTTATTAAAGATCAAAGAAGCAAACCAGCTAACATTACCTAAGCCTTATTCTATTGAAATTTTATTAAATACCATTTCAAACCTGCCATTACAAACTGACAAAGTTTTATCTCCAGATCCATCTCTGGATTATATACATATAGATTCTTTTAAAGAAAAAATAACATTAATCGGCCAAGCTATTGAACAGAATGATGTCAAGATGATGGAGTCGGTATTACATCAGATAAAAACAACGTTTGGGTATTTACAACAATGGGAGGAAATTAAACATATTCAAAAAATAGAAAATATGTATTTGTTATATAAAGACGATGCAATTTTCCAAAGCAGTGTTGCGGAATTATACGCTCAATGGAATAAATTTTATTCTAACTGA
- a CDS encoding T9SS type A sorting domain-containing protein, with the protein MKLKLILSISYLLIILNVYGQTSAIKLDTSFNTFDNNNITYVNALVKQSNKLVVAGLFNKIGGVQCNNICRLLNDSVVDPTFITGTGFNNEVKKIVVLPSDKMYVMGAFTSYSNVNINYLMRLNPNGTPDLTFVPNFDVGSVLKDFAVQSDGMLVVIGQFNKYSGYTRKNIVRLKTNGSLDVSFNSGDVNNGVFNKVLLQSTDKIILAGEFTKHLSKNVSGIVRLLSTGEIDNTFSCVLPLNGNNVITLQTVFIHANDEITIPRRDLYPMEAKRYDANGGLLYTYSFELNEASVLLPDGNFLTSSTYNTGGGTFPIEYTPAGNVVKKYNTTGWYLTYDFSYDIPSKLFSIDGITYMGCNYYETYTPSARRLVRLTDTNEIDFHFLPRGGPNYSITDVAKHSLNKYILIGGFTRIGSAKIRTIAMVDSTCVVDPMFNPGSGFNGPALCLAIQTDGKILVGGDFSSYNNQPAPHIVRLMPDGSIDPEFNIGSGVDYPVYDIQIIDTDKILVAGVFGQYQGIEVSNIVCLNMDGSANTAFNSNAGTGTNGRIRKMYATDANIYLIGDFNFYNGNMSKHIVRLNIDGTYDETFNPGQGDNGSLNDAVEYNNKLYVVGNFTMFNSQSRNSIAKLNLDGTMETSFYDPTYNGGALSPGMNVGIFSNALIYTGCRSTLMDSGNESFLSSTFHATSFDIGDQYLTNPKGIFYGDLFYGPKMSDDSSDYYLKHVKFSVAGTELYVFGTPTYSIGNSYEAREANFIVKYKGVATAPGGVEPPITTGINNFQKANTIYFVSNADEVLLVDSENSKGELHIFNINGVEIYAGLYQTNTSIDMPQMNSGVYFIKYMSEGQNVKVVKIVKN; encoded by the coding sequence ATGAAGTTGAAATTAATCCTTTCAATTAGTTATTTGCTAATTATTTTGAATGTGTACGGACAAACCAGTGCAATCAAACTAGATACAAGTTTTAATACATTTGATAACAATAACATTACGTATGTTAATGCACTTGTCAAACAATCAAACAAATTGGTTGTTGCGGGTTTATTTAATAAGATAGGAGGGGTTCAATGCAACAATATCTGCAGGCTCCTGAATGATTCTGTAGTGGATCCGACTTTTATTACAGGAACAGGATTTAACAATGAAGTTAAAAAAATCGTTGTGCTCCCTTCTGATAAAATGTATGTCATGGGCGCATTTACTTCGTATTCAAATGTAAATATCAATTATTTAATGCGGTTAAATCCTAATGGCACGCCGGATTTGACATTTGTGCCAAATTTTGATGTTGGAAGTGTACTGAAAGATTTTGCAGTACAATCAGATGGAATGCTTGTTGTTATTGGACAGTTTAACAAATACAGCGGATATACACGTAAAAATATTGTGCGTTTAAAAACGAATGGAAGTCTGGACGTATCGTTCAATTCCGGCGATGTAAATAATGGTGTATTTAACAAAGTGCTTTTGCAATCTACAGATAAAATCATTCTGGCAGGAGAGTTCACAAAACACTTATCCAAAAATGTTTCGGGCATTGTGCGGTTATTAAGCACAGGAGAAATAGATAATACATTTTCCTGTGTACTCCCTTTGAATGGTAATAACGTGATTACTCTTCAAACTGTTTTTATACATGCAAATGATGAAATCACAATTCCGCGAAGAGATTTATATCCGATGGAGGCTAAACGTTATGACGCGAATGGAGGTTTATTATACACGTATTCCTTTGAATTGAATGAAGCCTCAGTATTATTACCTGACGGGAATTTTTTAACAAGCAGCACCTACAACACAGGTGGCGGTACATTTCCTATTGAGTATACTCCTGCAGGAAATGTTGTAAAGAAATATAATACAACGGGCTGGTATCTGACGTATGATTTCAGTTATGATATACCCAGCAAATTATTTTCAATTGATGGCATTACATACATGGGTTGTAATTATTATGAAACCTATACGCCTTCAGCAAGGCGTCTTGTGCGATTGACAGATACAAATGAAATTGATTTTCACTTTTTACCGAGAGGTGGTCCAAATTATTCAATAACAGATGTGGCAAAGCACTCTCTTAATAAATATATTTTAATTGGAGGCTTTACACGTATCGGTTCAGCAAAAATCAGGACGATAGCAATGGTCGATAGTACGTGTGTTGTTGATCCGATGTTTAATCCTGGAAGTGGGTTTAACGGGCCTGCTCTCTGTCTGGCAATTCAAACAGACGGAAAAATACTTGTTGGCGGAGATTTTTCTTCCTATAACAATCAGCCTGCACCCCATATTGTACGACTGATGCCTGATGGAAGCATTGATCCTGAATTCAATATTGGTTCTGGTGTTGATTACCCAGTATATGACATTCAGATCATTGATACGGATAAGATACTAGTTGCGGGAGTGTTTGGGCAGTATCAGGGCATAGAGGTTTCAAATATCGTTTGTTTAAATATGGATGGTTCTGCAAATACTGCATTTAACTCAAATGCAGGTACAGGTACAAATGGAAGAATCAGAAAAATGTATGCTACAGATGCTAACATTTATTTAATAGGTGACTTTAATTTTTACAATGGAAACATGAGCAAACACATTGTGCGGTTAAATATAGATGGTACATATGATGAAACATTCAATCCAGGGCAGGGAGATAATGGAAGTTTAAATGATGCTGTAGAATATAATAATAAACTGTATGTTGTAGGTAACTTTACTATGTTCAACAGTCAATCCAGAAATTCAATCGCTAAGTTGAATTTAGACGGAACAATGGAAACATCATTTTACGATCCAACTTATAATGGAGGAGCGCTTAGCCCGGGCATGAATGTTGGAATATTTTCCAATGCACTTATTTATACAGGATGCAGATCAACGTTAATGGATTCAGGAAATGAATCCTTTTTGAGTTCAACGTTTCATGCAACTTCCTTTGATATAGGAGATCAGTACTTAACAAATCCTAAAGGAATTTTTTATGGAGATCTTTTTTATGGGCCAAAGATGTCTGATGACAGTTCAGATTATTATCTTAAACATGTTAAATTTTCGGTAGCCGGAACGGAGTTATATGTATTCGGAACACCAACATATAGTATCGGTAACTCATATGAAGCAAGAGAAGCAAATTTTATTGTAAAATACAAAGGCGTTGCAACTGCTCCCGGTGGAGTAGAGCCTCCTATAACAACAGGAATCAATAACTTCCAAAAAGCAAATACAATTTATTTTGTAAGCAATGCGGATGAAGTGCTATTAGTTGACAGTGAAAACTCTAAAGGCGAGCTGCACATTTTTAATATCAACGGTGTAGAAATTTATGCTGGGTTATATCAAACAAACACAAGCATTGATATGCCACAGATGAATTCGGGTGTTTACTTCATTAAATACATGAGTGAAGGGCAAAATGTCAAAGTCGTTAAAATAGTGAAAAATTAA
- a CDS encoding FadR/GntR family transcriptional regulator, whose product MNYYSEKIEVVKLADQVAAKLQQLIGSGEYKKGDKIPTEPELMARFGVGRSTVRESVRILANAGLLSVLQGKGTFVQDTTVVAEPLHQRLRRANNKELNEVRHMLEITMVQKAAENRTEKEVKQMRTLLNQRRRAIEEQLQDECLNADIAFHVVIAEASKNQVLIDLYKTFSKVISEYFQTEYPDTKAYKRSQALHEKLCDAIATKESKKAAEYMSQILSLD is encoded by the coding sequence ATGAATTATTATTCCGAAAAAATAGAAGTGGTAAAATTAGCAGATCAGGTAGCTGCTAAATTACAGCAGCTTATTGGTTCGGGTGAATATAAAAAAGGGGATAAGATTCCTACTGAGCCCGAACTAATGGCCCGATTTGGTGTGGGCCGTTCAACAGTACGGGAGTCTGTACGTATACTGGCGAATGCCGGTCTGCTATCAGTTTTACAAGGCAAAGGAACTTTTGTACAGGACACTACTGTTGTAGCCGAACCTTTGCACCAGCGCCTCCGCAGGGCCAATAATAAAGAGCTGAATGAGGTACGTCACATGCTTGAGATAACCATGGTTCAAAAAGCTGCTGAAAACAGGACTGAAAAAGAAGTGAAACAAATGCGGACATTGCTGAATCAGCGAAGGAGAGCAATTGAAGAACAGTTGCAGGATGAATGCCTCAATGCCGATATCGCCTTTCATGTAGTGATAGCGGAAGCGTCAAAAAATCAGGTATTGATTGACTTATACAAAACGTTTTCAAAAGTGATCAGTGAGTATTTTCAAACCGAATATCCCGACACAAAAGCGTATAAACGTTCACAGGCTCTTCACGAAAAATTATGTGATGCAATTGCAACCAAAGAATCTAAAAAAGCAGCTGAATACATGTCTCAGATATTAAGTCTGGATTAA
- a CDS encoding sigma-54-dependent transcriptional regulator, with protein MEKVLIIEDDISLRTILEKFLQKNGFEVISTDRGKAGLEIITSQHIDFVLLDLRLPDSNGIEILQSIKKLHSHVSVIMMTFYDDVRSAVTAIKSGARDYLTKPINPEELLSLLKPIQAVKKAVEINKSEFVQGKNEKFAGVLEHARLVAPTMLSVLITGESGTGKEELAKYIHTNSQRKQKDFITVDCGSISEELFGSEFFGHMKGSFTGAVYDKPGLLESANGGTLFLDELGNLTYENQIKLLRVLQEKKVKRIGSNKEIDLDIRLIAATNEEIVLSVQKEKFREDLYHRLNEFKIHVPALRERPEDLNELINHFIAKSNSEFGKHVKQLSESGLAVLAQYAFPGNIRELKNIVRRAVLLATSETIEKDQLPQEIFNTRTLAVDTVDLKSLQEQQERDAIIKALKKTGNNKSEAARILNIDRKTLYNKLKLYQLE; from the coding sequence TTGGAAAAGGTACTGATTATAGAAGACGATATTTCATTACGCACCATTCTTGAAAAATTTCTCCAGAAAAATGGATTTGAAGTAATTTCAACGGATAGGGGCAAAGCCGGATTAGAAATAATTACTTCGCAGCACATAGATTTTGTATTGCTGGATCTGAGGTTGCCGGATAGTAATGGAATAGAAATTCTGCAGTCGATTAAAAAACTTCATTCGCACGTTTCTGTTATCATGATGACATTTTATGATGATGTACGTTCGGCTGTAACAGCTATTAAATCAGGTGCGCGTGATTACCTTACAAAACCGATCAACCCGGAAGAATTATTAAGCCTGTTAAAACCCATTCAGGCAGTAAAAAAGGCAGTTGAAATCAATAAGAGTGAGTTTGTACAAGGTAAAAATGAAAAATTTGCCGGAGTTTTAGAGCATGCAAGACTGGTTGCACCTACCATGCTTTCTGTATTGATAACAGGTGAAAGCGGTACGGGCAAAGAAGAGTTGGCTAAATACATTCATACAAATAGTCAACGGAAACAGAAAGATTTTATAACGGTTGATTGCGGTTCTATTTCAGAAGAATTATTCGGAAGCGAATTTTTCGGACACATGAAAGGATCGTTTACAGGTGCTGTATATGATAAACCAGGGTTGTTGGAATCTGCAAACGGGGGGACACTTTTTTTAGATGAGCTAGGTAATCTCACCTATGAAAATCAGATCAAGCTTCTGCGCGTGTTACAGGAAAAAAAAGTGAAACGTATTGGTTCTAATAAAGAAATAGATCTTGATATAAGGCTGATAGCAGCAACCAATGAAGAAATTGTGCTGTCTGTACAAAAAGAAAAATTCCGGGAAGATTTATATCATCGGTTAAATGAATTTAAAATTCATGTACCCGCACTAAGAGAACGCCCTGAAGATTTAAACGAGCTAATCAATCATTTTATAGCAAAATCAAACAGTGAGTTTGGCAAACATGTAAAACAGCTTTCTGAAAGTGGCTTAGCCGTATTGGCTCAATATGCATTCCCTGGTAATATCAGGGAATTAAAAAATATTGTCAGAAGGGCTGTACTTCTTGCTACATCTGAAACAATAGAAAAGGATCAATTGCCTCAGGAAATATTTAATACACGCACACTTGCTGTTGATACCGTAGATTTAAAATCCTTACAGGAGCAGCAGGAGAGAGATGCGATTATCAAAGCCTTAAAAAAGACAGGTAATAATAAAAGCGAAGCTGCACGGATTCTGAATATTGACCGCAAAACACTTTATAATAAATTAAAGCTTTATCAGTTAGAATAA
- the dusB gene encoding tRNA dihydrouridine synthase DusB: MVKIGDIELGAFPLLLAPMEDVSDPPFRALCKQQGADMMYTEFIAAEGLIRDAAKSVHKLDIFDYERPMGIQIFGDKIDVMCDAAAIAEEAGPELVDINFGCPVKKVACKGAGSGALLDIPKMVKMTEEIVKRCTLPVTVKTRLGWDHDSIHIVDIARRLQDVGIKALTIHGRTRQQMYKGEADWSWIAKVKEQQDIHIPIFGNGDIDSPEKALEYKNRYGVDGIMIGRAAIGYPWIFKEVKHFFATGEKLGPPTIRERVEVCKKHLAFSVEWKGPKEGIFEMRMHYTNYFRGIQNFKPYRQRLVEAGSYEDTFAILDEVAEQLSEYVF, from the coding sequence GTGGTAAAAATAGGTGATATTGAATTAGGTGCGTTTCCGTTGCTTTTAGCTCCGATGGAGGATGTTAGTGATCCGCCGTTCCGGGCGCTTTGCAAGCAGCAGGGGGCCGATATGATGTACACCGAATTTATCGCAGCAGAAGGTTTGATCCGTGATGCCGCAAAAAGTGTTCACAAGCTTGATATATTTGATTATGAGCGCCCTATGGGTATTCAGATTTTTGGCGATAAAATAGATGTCATGTGTGACGCCGCTGCAATCGCTGAAGAAGCCGGGCCGGAATTGGTGGATATTAACTTTGGCTGCCCGGTTAAAAAGGTTGCCTGCAAAGGTGCCGGCTCAGGCGCATTGCTGGACATTCCGAAAATGGTAAAAATGACGGAAGAGATTGTAAAGCGCTGTACATTACCTGTAACGGTTAAAACCCGTTTAGGCTGGGATCATGATTCCATACATATTGTTGATATTGCCAGGCGCTTGCAGGATGTGGGTATTAAGGCATTAACCATTCATGGGCGTACACGTCAGCAAATGTATAAAGGCGAAGCCGACTGGTCCTGGATTGCCAAAGTAAAGGAACAGCAGGATATTCATATACCGATTTTTGGTAATGGAGACATTGACTCTCCTGAAAAAGCATTGGAATATAAAAACAGATACGGTGTTGATGGTATCATGATTGGCCGTGCAGCTATCGGGTATCCATGGATATTCAAAGAAGTAAAACATTTTTTTGCAACAGGTGAAAAACTTGGTCCGCCAACGATTCGTGAACGTGTAGAAGTATGTAAAAAACATTTGGCCTTTTCAGTTGAATGGAAGGGGCCCAAGGAAGGGATTTTTGAAATGCGTATGCATTACACAAATTATTTCAGAGGCATACAGAATTTTAAGCCTTACCGCCAGCGTCTTGTTGAAGCGGGCTCATACGAGGACACATTTGCTATTTTAGATGAAGTAGCAGAGCAGCTGTCTGAATATGTATTTTAA
- a CDS encoding NifU family protein has translation METKKIEVYTEATPNPNTLKFITDKTLVEEGSVDFPMASSAESCPLVLDLFRFDFVKRVFMAANFITVTKSEGMEWEEVSGMIKSLIKGYIEEGKPLFKETHKPLSNTAPVEGEPEVVTKIKVVLDEYIRPAVEQDGGAINFESFVDGVVKVQLQGSCSGCPSSTVTLKSGIENLLKRMVPEVTEVVAEGV, from the coding sequence ATGGAAACTAAAAAAATAGAAGTTTATACAGAAGCTACACCCAACCCAAACACATTAAAATTCATTACAGATAAAACGTTAGTCGAAGAAGGCAGCGTAGATTTTCCTATGGCATCTTCTGCAGAATCCTGTCCGTTGGTATTAGACCTGTTCCGTTTTGATTTTGTAAAACGTGTATTTATGGCTGCTAATTTTATTACTGTTACCAAGTCTGAGGGCATGGAATGGGAAGAAGTAAGCGGAATGATCAAATCCTTGATCAAAGGATATATTGAAGAAGGAAAACCTTTATTTAAAGAAACACATAAACCACTATCCAATACAGCACCTGTTGAAGGGGAGCCGGAAGTGGTAACAAAAATAAAAGTTGTGCTGGATGAATATATCCGTCCGGCTGTTGAACAGGATGGCGGTGCTATTAACTTTGAATCCTTTGTGGATGGTGTCGTAAAAGTTCAGTTACAGGGCTCTTGCAGCGGATGCCCGTCTTCAACGGTTACATTAAAATCCGGCATTGAAAATTTATTAAAGCGCATGGTACCTGAAGTAACAGAAGTTGTTGCAGAAGGTGTTTAA